The Deltaproteobacteria bacterium genomic interval CGATCAAAGACCCTTACTGCAAGGCCTGCCCGAATTTCAGTTGGGAAGAAAGAATCCCGAAGGCAGAGATCACCCCGTTGTTATTTGAAACCGAAGGAGAAGAGGGCAAAGAAACAATGACTCTGACCATTCAAAACAGGGACCCCGCCGGTCGTGTACAACAGCTCTCGATCAGACAAAACGGCAAAAGCCGGTTGATCACCGCCAACGATTTCAGACGTACCGTCGGCTACCAAAGACTTAAAAGCAGCTGGTTCGACTTCAAAGAAGAGGAAGAGGCCTATATTTTCTCCGGGCATGGTTCCGGCCATGGGGTCGGGCTTTGTCAATGGGGGGCCAAAGGGATGGCGGAACGGGGATTCCCCTACTCCGAGATCCTGAAATTCTACTACCCTCAGGCGGTGATTCAACCATGGCAGAGAGCCCCGGTTGATTTCGAATGATGGATCTCTCCCTTTTTGACTATCACTTCCCCAAGGAATCCGTGGCGCAAAAACCGCTTGAGAAAAGGGATGATTCCCACCTCATGGTTCTTGATCGGGGAGACCGGCGTTGGTCCCACCATTCGTTTCGTGGGGTCCCCCAATTTTTCAAAAAGGGAGACCTGTTGGTGATGAACAATGCGGAGGCCGATCTCGTCCCCTTTGAGGGAGGATTGGTTCCTCCCCTACCCCCTTATATCAAACGAAAACATCGGACCGATTTTACCGACGAGGACACTCAACGGTACCGAACCGTTTATGCCTCTGTCCCCGGTTCCAAGGCAGCCCCCACGGCCGGTTTTCACTTCACGGGGGAGATTCTGCAAAAACTAAAAGAGAACGGCGTGCAACAGGCCTTTCTGACACTCCATATCAGCCATGACACCTATAAACCGATCCGGACACAAAATATCCTGGATCACCCGATGCATGGGGAGGAATACCAGATCCCCGAAGAAACGGCTGACGCCGTCTTGCGGGCCAAACAAGAAGGCCGAAGGATCATCGCGGTTGGCACCACCACCGTCCGGGCACTGGAGTCGTGGGCTCTTGCCCCGGCGATAAAAACAAACCTCTTCATCACCCCCGGCTTCCGGTTTCAGATCGTCAACGCCCTCCTGACCAATTTTCACCGCCCCCGTTCCACACTCCTCGTGATGGTCTCCGCTTTTGCCGGAAGGGAATTTATCTTGAAGGCGTATGAAGAAGCGATCCGCGAAAAATACCGGCTCTTCTCCTACGGGGATTGCATGCTCATTATCTAGGGGCGGGGAGTTTCAGAAGAGGAACAGACCGCAACACACTGAGGGTCGGTAAAAAAGAGACTCGCCCTCTTGGGAGGATTGTTGGGATCAAGCGCGCACTGGGCGGTTGGGGGATTTTCAGGCGCTGAGACCTCACCAAAGACAAGGGTGACCCCTTCTTCTACCATCGTCACCGCGGGACTATAACATTCCCCCTCCTCCCGCTGTTCTGAGATCAGGATATTATTCGGGAGAATGACGGCAGTACGGCAAATTGGAAGGTTTTTGAAAATCCCGACCTTGTCTTCCAAGCGGTAGGTGAGCCGCCCCTCTTTTACCCTAATATAGAGATCGTAGGGAGGAGAAGGCTCCGACTTCTTCGTTCGGGAAGGTTCTATGCGGGAGTAGTGAAACTCTCCCTCTTTTGTCCGCCCAACATAGGTCAGCCGGATCGGAAAATCGTCATCGCGTTGGATGCGGCGGTCCTGAAGACAGGGGAATTGCTGGCCCATACACCCCTATTCTCGGCAAGATCCGGGCTAAAGTTGCCTTTTTTTAAAGGGACTGACGAAAAGAAAGGACCTTTTCCACCACCTCCCCCATCACCTGGTTGGGGGTGGAGGCACCGGAGGTAATGCCGATTTGAAGAGGGCCTGACGGGAGCCAGTTTTCAGTCATGACAGTCTCAAACTGGCCAAACGGTTTGTGGCGGATCGCCTGGGGGGAAACAAGACAATCGGCGTCTTCAATATGATACGTGGTCACAAAGGAGGAGGCCATCTTGGCCAGATGATTCGTGTTGCTGGAATTGTAGCCGCCGATGACGACCATGAGATCCAGTTTTTCCTTTTTGAGATTCAGGATCGCATTTTGACGGTCTTCAGTGGCGCTGCAGATGGTATCAAAATTCCTGAAATGGTCATGGACATGTTTTTCGCCGTACCTCTTCACCATCGCTTCCTTCAATCGATCGGCAATCGCCAGCGATTCGCTCATCAGCATCGTGGTCTGATTGGCAACACCGACACGCCGGAGGTCCTGGTCTGGATCAAACCCTGGGGAGACCGCCTTGGCAAATTTTTGGAGAAATATTTTCTTATCCCCTGAACGACGAATGTAGTCACAAACAGTCTCCACCTCCGGCATGTTCAAAACCACCAGATATTTCCCGTTGGGGTAGGCCAAAACCCGGGAACTGGTTGCCTGCGTCTCTTCATGATAAACCTTCCCATGAATCACCGCAGTAAATCCCTCCTCGGCATAACTCTCCACCCTCTTCCAGACATTCAGGACCGACCCGCAGATGGTATCCACCAAGATGCATCCTTTTTCCTTCAGTTTTCGGATTTGTGAAGCGGTCGCTCCAAAGGCGGGAAGCACCACGACATCCTCTTTCGCCACCTCATCGTAGTCTGTCAGGAAACGAACCCCCATCTTCTGGAGGTTATTGTTGACACGGGGGTTGTGAATGATCTGCGCAGTCAGGTAGATTTTTTTATCCGGAAAACGCTCGTGCGTCTCATAGGCCAGATCCACCGCTCTATCGACACCGTAACAAAAACCAAAAGAGCTGGCCAGATGAAAAGTCAGATCCCCGGCAGTCCAGAGGTTCCCGGCCGCCTGGATCTTGGAAACGATATCGCTGTAATAATCCTTCGTCAGCTGCCCCTTAATCTGTTCCTTCAAACCAAAGCTCTTCCGATGAATCTGGCCCGGATCAAAGCTCTCGGCCTTCAGGTGGGAAGTCATAAGTAATCATTGAAATCGTATTCCAGCTGTGAAATCAAGTGCAAACCGATGCCCCCCTTCCGCCTCCTTAATAAGGAGAGAACCACCCAAGCCCGGAGGGGAGAAATAACAACTCCCCACGGCACGATTGCAACCCCTGTCTTCATGCCGGTCGGGACCGCCGCCACCGTCAAGGCGGTAACCTCGGAGGAGTTGGAAGCGCTGGGGGCCGAGATCATTCTGGGAAACACCTACCACCTGATGCTCCGGCCGGGGGAAAAGGTTGTGGAAAAGCTGGGGGGGCTTCACCAGTTCATGGGGTGGCAACGACCGATCCTGACCGATTCCGGAGGCTATCAAGTTTTTAGTCTGGCCCTCAGGCGTAAAATCCTGCCGGAGGGCGTCTGTTTTCAATCTCATATTGATGGGGATGAATATTTTCTAACGCCACAAAGGGCAATTGAAATTCAAGAGGCGTTGGGGAGTGATATCGCGATGGTGCTGGATGAATGCACCCCGTACCCGGCCACACGGGAAGAGGCGGAGAAATCGATGCGCCTCTCATTGGAATGGGCAAAGAAATCGCTGATTGCAAAATCCCCCTTCCGTCCCCCTTTGTCAAAGGGGGAAACAGGGGGATTTTTAAACCGTCCTTTGCTTTTTGGCATCATCCAGGGGGGTTTTTACCCGGATCTCCGAAAAAACTGTCTTGACGAACTGGCCTCACACCCGTTTGACGGCCTGGCGCTGGGAGGGCTCTCTGTCGGCGAACCCCAAGAAGCTTGCTACACGATCGGGAGTGAAATCACCCCTCTCCTGCCGGCCGACAAGCCACGCTACCTCATGGGGATGGGGCTTCCTGAAGATATTGTGGAGGCAGTGGGCTGGGGGGTCGATATGTTTGATTGCGTGATCCCGACACGCAACGCCCGAAACGGCCAGCTCTTTACCCCTTCCGGCCCGATCCAGATCAAACAGACCCAGTACCGCGAAGACCCCCGTCCGATTGACGAAAATTGTTCTTGCCCCGTCTGCAAAAAGTATAGTAGAGCCTACCTGCGCCATTTATACTTGGCGAAGGAAATTTTATCGCCCTGTCTCAACACGATCCACAACCTTCATTTCTACCTGGATTTGATGAGAAGGATCCGGCGGGCGATCGAAGAAAACAGGTACTCTCAATTCAAAAAGGAGTTTTATGCAAAGTATAGCCCTCGCCCAAACCAGTAGTTCCCCAACACCGGCAACAAAAGCAGGTCCTGGAGGGACCCTCGGGATGTTTGTCCCGATGATCCTTGTTTTTGCCATCTTCTATTTCCTCATCATCCGTCCCCAGGCCAAACAGCAGAAACAACACAAGGCGTTGCTGAGCCAGATCAAGAGGGGGGATGAGGTGGTCACCACCTCCGGGATCCATGGCAGGGTCCACGGTCTCGCCGACAATACCGTCACCCTGGAGATTGCCGAAAACATCCGGATCCGGATAGAAAAGGCACAGATCGCCCGGCTCAAGGGTGATTCACCCAAGAGTGATTCACTCAAGGGTGATTCACCCAGGGGTGAGTCTTCCAAATAGATGCGCTGGAAACTCTATTCCATTGCCACAGCCACCCTCCTCTCCATCTACCTCCTGATTCCCACCTTCGGAAATTTCAAGGAGAAGAAAGAGGCGCCAGACGGCCTCCTGCACCCCTGGTATTTTAAATTATTTCCGGACCAGCAGATTAACCTTGGACTTGATCTCAAGGGGGGGATCTACCTCGAACTGGAGGTCAAACTGGACGAGGCCTTTGCCAACAGGGTTGATCTGATCTCCTCGGAAATCCGACGCAACTACGATGAAAAAGAAGGACTCACCCAGGTTGACCGTCAGGACAAGCCGCTTCGTCTCCTTCTCGAGGCCCGGAACGAACCGGATCGGGTGAAGGTCAAAGAGTATCTCAAGGAACAGTACCGTGAAACCTTGACGCTTGAAACGGAGGCGGCCACGACGCTGACGTACCACCTCTCCGAGGCGTATCAAAAGAACCTGCATGACCAGACACTCCGTCAGGCCGTTGAAACGGTACGGAACCGGATCGACCGGTATGGGGTGGCGGAACCGACCATCCAACGCCTGGGAGGCAACAAGATCGCCATCGAACTCCCCGGAATTAAAGATCCGGAGAGGGCCATAGAAATCATCAAGAAGGCCGGGCGGCTGGAATTCAAGATGGTGGATGAGACGGTTTCAACAGCCGAACTCCAGAAATCGGTTTCTGAAGTCCGTTCGCAACTCAATCTCCCGGAAGGTTTCTCACGACAGATTGTGGAAAAAATCAATGAAACCCTCAAGAACAAGATCCCTGCCGATGCCGAAGTCGCCTTTGAGATTCAGGTTGATCCGATTACCCGAAAGACGGTCGGGGGAACCCCTTATCTTCTCAAAAAGAAGGCGGAGATCACCGGTGATATGCTCCGAAACGCCCAAGTCAATATCCAAAACAATGAACCGTACGTCAGTCTCTCCTTCAATAATCTGGGGACAAAGCTGTTTGCCGACCTGACGCGACAGAATATCAAGGGGCGACTGGCTATCCTGCTGGATGGCAATGTCACCAAGGCCCCGGTCATCCAGAGCGAGATCCCGAACGGCGAGGCCCAGATCACCCTCGGTTGGGGCAATTATAACGCCCTGCTGAAGGAGGCCGAAGATCTGACGCTTGTCCTCCGCGAAGGGGCGCTTCCGGCAAGACTGGAGGAATTGACCAAGACCGTCATTGGCCCTTCACTCGGGCTGGATTCC includes:
- a CDS encoding S-adenosylmethionine:tRNA ribosyltransferase-isomerase; its protein translation is MDLSLFDYHFPKESVAQKPLEKRDDSHLMVLDRGDRRWSHHSFRGVPQFFKKGDLLVMNNAEADLVPFEGGLVPPLPPYIKRKHRTDFTDEDTQRYRTVYASVPGSKAAPTAGFHFTGEILQKLKENGVQQAFLTLHISHDTYKPIRTQNILDHPMHGEEYQIPEETADAVLRAKQEGRRIIAVGTTTVRALESWALAPAIKTNLFITPGFRFQIVNALLTNFHRPRSTLLVMVSAFAGREFILKAYEEAIREKYRLFSYGDCMLII
- a CDS encoding 4-hydroxy-3-methylbut-2-enyl diphosphate reductase, producing MTSHLKAESFDPGQIHRKSFGLKEQIKGQLTKDYYSDIVSKIQAAGNLWTAGDLTFHLASSFGFCYGVDRAVDLAYETHERFPDKKIYLTAQIIHNPRVNNNLQKMGVRFLTDYDEVAKEDVVVLPAFGATASQIRKLKEKGCILVDTICGSVLNVWKRVESYAEEGFTAVIHGKVYHEETQATSSRVLAYPNGKYLVVLNMPEVETVCDYIRRSGDKKIFLQKFAKAVSPGFDPDQDLRRVGVANQTTMLMSESLAIADRLKEAMVKRYGEKHVHDHFRNFDTICSATEDRQNAILNLKKEKLDLMVVIGGYNSSNTNHLAKMASSFVTTYHIEDADCLVSPQAIRHKPFGQFETVMTENWLPSGPLQIGITSGASTPNQVMGEVVEKVLSFRQSL
- the tgt gene encoding tRNA guanosine(34) transglycosylase Tgt, which gives rise to MPPFRLLNKERTTQARRGEITTPHGTIATPVFMPVGTAATVKAVTSEELEALGAEIILGNTYHLMLRPGEKVVEKLGGLHQFMGWQRPILTDSGGYQVFSLALRRKILPEGVCFQSHIDGDEYFLTPQRAIEIQEALGSDIAMVLDECTPYPATREEAEKSMRLSLEWAKKSLIAKSPFRPPLSKGETGGFLNRPLLFGIIQGGFYPDLRKNCLDELASHPFDGLALGGLSVGEPQEACYTIGSEITPLLPADKPRYLMGMGLPEDIVEAVGWGVDMFDCVIPTRNARNGQLFTPSGPIQIKQTQYREDPRPIDENCSCPVCKKYSRAYLRHLYLAKEILSPCLNTIHNLHFYLDLMRRIRRAIEENRYSQFKKEFYAKYSPRPNQ
- the yajC gene encoding preprotein translocase subunit YajC — its product is MFVPMILVFAIFYFLIIRPQAKQQKQHKALLSQIKRGDEVVTTSGIHGRVHGLADNTVTLEIAENIRIRIEKAQIARLKGDSPKSDSLKGDSPRGESSK
- the secD gene encoding protein translocase subunit SecD, with amino-acid sequence MRWKLYSIATATLLSIYLLIPTFGNFKEKKEAPDGLLHPWYFKLFPDQQINLGLDLKGGIYLELEVKLDEAFANRVDLISSEIRRNYDEKEGLTQVDRQDKPLRLLLEARNEPDRVKVKEYLKEQYRETLTLETEAATTLTYHLSEAYQKNLHDQTLRQAVETVRNRIDRYGVAEPTIQRLGGNKIAIELPGIKDPERAIEIIKKAGRLEFKMVDETVSTAELQKSVSEVRSQLNLPEGFSRQIVEKINETLKNKIPADAEVAFEIQVDPITRKTVGGTPYLLKKKAEITGDMLRNAQVNIQNNEPYVSLSFNNLGTKLFADLTRQNIKGRLAILLDGNVTKAPVIQSEIPNGEAQITLGWGNYNALLKEAEDLTLVLREGALPARLEELTKTVIGPSLGLDSIKKGVRSSLAAALVVILFMIFYYKLSGLYANLSLLLNILFVLAALTLFGGTLTLPGIAGIVLTIGMAVDANVIIFERIKEELQAGKMAKAAVGAGYQNAMSAIVDSNLTTLLSGLVLYQFGTGPIRGFAVTLMIGILTTLFTAIVVTRVFQDWATRGQNAKVSI